The segment GAGCGTCGAGTTCGTCGCCCTGGCCGAGGCGCTGCACCACCGCTACGGCGCGGAGGTGGACCTGATGGGCTTCCTTGCGGAGAAGGACATGGAGGCGATCCTGGCCATGTCCGTGGGCGAACTCGTCACCCACATCGGCCGGATCACCCATCACTCGCTCGCGCGCACCCCGTCCGCCTCCCCGCCCTCGTCGTCCTCGTCGCCCTCCCCGTCCTCGTCGCCCTCCGGGTCCTCGTCGTCCTCGTCGTCCTCGTCCCGCGCGGCCGGCTGAGGCCGCCGTGTCCTTCGTCCGCGCGGGTTCCCTGCGCTTACACGTGCAACAGCTGCCGGCCGCCGTGCCGGCCGGCCCCGACGAGCCGCTGGTGGTCTTCCTCCACGGCCTCGTCGTCGACAACCTGTCCTCCTTCTACTGCCCCCTGGCCCTGCCGGCCGTCCGGGCCGGGCACGAGGTCCTCCTGTACGACCTGCGCGGCCACGGCCGCACCGAGCGCCCGGCCTCCGGCTACGACAGCCACACCGCCGTGGCGGACCTCCTCGGGCTGCTCGGCGCGCTCGGCCTCGGACGGCGCCCGCTCCACCTGGTCGGCAACAGCTACGGCGGCACCCTTGCCCTGCACGCCGCCCTGGCCCGGCCCGACCTGGTCACCGGGCTCACCCTCCTCGAACCGCCGCTCAGCGGGCCCTGGGTGGAGAACATGCTGGACACCCTGTCCGCCGCCGCCCTCAGCCTGGAGGACAGCCCGGTGCCGGAGGAACTGCTCGGGCTGCGCCTGCGCAAGGCCGCCCGTCTCACGGCCATCGCGGAGGCGCTCCTCAACCACACCTCACTGATCGACGACATCGCCCGCAGCCGGACCTTCACCCCGGCGGACTACGCCCGGCTGCGCTGCCCGGTGCTGGTCGTGTGCGGGGAGCACTCCGAACTGGTTCCGGGTGCCAGGGAGTTGGTCCGGAACGCGGCGCGTGCCAGGTTGCGGATCCTGCCGGGGCTGGGGCACGACGTGCTCAAGGAGAGCAGCGGGGTGCTGCGGCGCGCCGTCCTGGCCCATCTCGGTGCGACGGCGGCCCGGCGGCCGCGGGCGGGGGCTCTGGTGCCATGAGGGTGCTCTTCACCGTGCCCCCGCTGGCGGGGCACGTCAATCCGACCGCCGCCGTGGGGGCCGAACTGGCCGCCCGGGGGCACGAGGTGGCGTGGACCGGGCCTGCGCCGGCGCTGGCCCGGCTGCTGCCCGGCCGGGCCCGGATCCTGCCGGCCGGGGAGGAGGACGCGGGCGGCGGGGGCGCGGCGGGCGGTTATGCGGCGCTGCACGAGCGGTGGCGTGATCTGCGCGGGGTCGGGGCGCTGCGGTTCCTGTGGGAGGAGGCGCTGGTGCCGCTAGCCCGGGCGATGGTGCCGGGGGTGGAGCGGGCCGCCGCCGGGTTCGCGCCGGACCTGATGGTCTGCGACCAGCAGGCCCTGGCGGGGCCGCTGGTCGCGCGGCGGCTCGGGATTCCGTGGGTGACCTCGGCGACCACGTCGGCCGAACTCACCCGTCCCTTCGCCGATTTCCCGAAGGTCGGGGAGTGGGTGGACGAGCGGATCTCGGGGCTGCTGGCGGAGTTCGGCGACACCGGCGGGGGCTGGGACCCGCGCTTCTCCGACCGTCTGGTGCTGGTCTTCTCGACGCCCGGACTCGTGGGCGCGCAGGAGGGGTACCCGGATCACTACGCCTTCGTGGGGCCGGCCTTCGGGGCCCGCCCGGCCGTTCCGGGGTTCCCGTGGCAGCGGCTGGACCCGGACCGGCTGCGGGTGCTGGTGTCCCTGGGCACCCTCAACCAGGAGGCCGGCGCCCGGTTCTACCGGGCCGTACTGGGCGCGGCCGCGCAGCTCGCCGCACGGGTGCAGCTGGTGCTGGCGGCTCCCGCCGCGCTGGTGGGGGACGCACCCGGACACATGATCCTTCAGGAGCGGGTGCCACAGCTGGAGTTGCTGCCGCACCTGGACGCGGTGGTCTGCCACGGCGGACACAACACCGTCTGCGAGGCGCTGGCGTTCGGACTGCCGCTGGTGGTGGCACCGATCCGGGACGACCAGCCGATCGTGGCCCGGCAGGTCGTCCTCGCGGGGGCCGGGGTCCGGCTCCGGTTCGCCCGGACCGGGGCCGGGGAACTGCGTGACGCGCTCACGGCCGTGCTGGACCGGCCCGGCCCCCGCCGGGCCGCCCGGAAGATTCAGGCCTCCTTCTCCGCGGCGGGCGGAGCCGCCGCCGCGGCCGACCGGTTGGAGAAGCTGACATGACGAGTCCCCCGCTCTCCCGGGTCCGCTGGACCTCTGCGGTGCTCCTGGCCGCGCTCGGCGCGGGCACCGTACGGGCCGGCCGGCGGCTCCGCGCGGTCCCGGTGCTGCCCGCCGCCCCGCCGGCGGCGGCCGGGCTGCCCGGGGCCGCCGGGTGGCGGCTGCTCACCGCCCCGGGGGTGGTGCCGGACGCGGCCACCTTCCTGGCGGCCCGCGCGTACGCGGACCGGGAGGGGCTGCGGGTGCTGGACCTGCTGCCCGCCGATCTCGAGGCCGAACGGGTCCTGGGCCTGTTGCGCCTGGTGGATCCCACCGGGTACCGGCAGGACCGCCTCGGGGAGGGGCGTGGCGCCGGGTTCGCGGTCCTGGTCGCCGAGGAGGCGCTGGCACGGGCAGGGGTGGAGCCGGGTGGCCCCCGGCCGAAGCCGGCGGAACTCATGGCGCTGGTCCGGCGTTTGAAGGAGTACGCCGCCGGAGCCACGGGCCTGGCCATCGCCCCGGGCCTGAGCTGCGGCCTGTCGTCCCGCCCCACCGCAGGCCCCGGCCCGTCCCAGGCCACCGGGTCCGCAACGGCACCGCTGGTGGCGGCAGAGGCGGGGGCGCCGGGGCGCCGAGGGACCGGACCCCATGGGGCCGCCGGGCCTGAGACGGCAAAGGCCCCGGCGGCAACACCCGGGCCGACCCAGCCCCGGCGGACCACGGCACCACCGGCCGAAGCCCAGGCCGCGGGGGCTCAGACGGCGGGGGCTCAGGCGGCGGGGGCCCAAGGAGCCGGGGCCCTGCCGTACGCGGCCCCGGAGCCCCGGGGCGGTGCGGCCGGGGCACTGGCAGCCGCGAATCCGTCGACCGAGGGCCGGGCGGCGGGCCTCGGCAAGCCACGGGTAGCGGTTGGCTGGGCCAAGGCCCGGAAGAGCCGAGCGCTGGTGGCCGCCTTGGTGGTGGCCGGGCGGTGGAAGGCCGAGGCGCTGAGGGCCGGGCTCCGGAACGCCGAGGACCAGGGGGCCGGGGCGGCGGATGGCGGAACGCGGAGGGCCGGGCCGCCCCGGACCGGGGCAGTGGCGGGCCGGGCCCGTGTGGCCGAGTTGCGGGC is part of the Streptomyces katrae genome and harbors:
- a CDS encoding acyl carrier protein, with product MASDVLAEITGMLVEIVGDEYLLADEVTMRTTFNEDLALESVEFVALAEALHHRYGAEVDLMGFLAEKDMEAILAMSVGELVTHIGRITHHSLARTPSASPPSSSSSPSPSSSPSGSSSSSSSSSRAAG
- a CDS encoding alpha/beta fold hydrolase, translating into MQQLPAAVPAGPDEPLVVFLHGLVVDNLSSFYCPLALPAVRAGHEVLLYDLRGHGRTERPASGYDSHTAVADLLGLLGALGLGRRPLHLVGNSYGGTLALHAALARPDLVTGLTLLEPPLSGPWVENMLDTLSAAALSLEDSPVPEELLGLRLRKAARLTAIAEALLNHTSLIDDIARSRTFTPADYARLRCPVLVVCGEHSELVPGARELVRNAARARLRILPGLGHDVLKESSGVLRRAVLAHLGATAARRPRAGALVP
- a CDS encoding glycosyltransferase, whose translation is MRVLFTVPPLAGHVNPTAAVGAELAARGHEVAWTGPAPALARLLPGRARILPAGEEDAGGGGAAGGYAALHERWRDLRGVGALRFLWEEALVPLARAMVPGVERAAAGFAPDLMVCDQQALAGPLVARRLGIPWVTSATTSAELTRPFADFPKVGEWVDERISGLLAEFGDTGGGWDPRFSDRLVLVFSTPGLVGAQEGYPDHYAFVGPAFGARPAVPGFPWQRLDPDRLRVLVSLGTLNQEAGARFYRAVLGAAAQLAARVQLVLAAPAALVGDAPGHMILQERVPQLELLPHLDAVVCHGGHNTVCEALAFGLPLVVAPIRDDQPIVARQVVLAGAGVRLRFARTGAGELRDALTAVLDRPGPRRAARKIQASFSAAGGAAAAADRLEKLT